Proteins from a genomic interval of Blastocatellia bacterium:
- a CDS encoding HEAT repeat domain-containing protein: protein MHTTFARTLCAAVALILFATAIHASDESLETLLAYLKSPNVSTRRDAARKLGERRERNQLAVEALAVSARKDDDREVRLEAVNALGKLKDFTALPDMLGALKDPSDPVRDAAVKALVMLYTEHDIDFITNRRDGWNWFNPFLDTSDHAIVEPYIFVQPEIIQALGDTARGDGVRDVRVSAIRALGVLRGGTAIPQLADALNADQDVRIDVIRAFIKIGDPAAGRYLIPYFRDSNHKVRTQAMVAAGLLKYRAAVEPLLSVYGLGPEKKGTVAKVMHKVKGRLSYLPPRDEAALWALSLIGDDRAEQTFVENMTDKDGDRRQYAFEGLARIGEARYLDQISRLVLTEGNGDVKLAEYFALYKMGSRPNIQNIIRKLDTDQQDQARAYLMEAHPADLYPHVRSSNRIVRQQVIDILGRIGDADTIRELQPIAQTSGAETSEIAHLAIKRIEWRLSGRPRVHDPAMRRTSEADAPRPRRAANP from the coding sequence ATGCATACGACTTTCGCGCGAACCTTGTGCGCCGCTGTGGCTCTTATCCTGTTCGCCACCGCCATCCATGCCAGCGACGAATCGCTTGAAACCTTGCTCGCTTATTTGAAAAGTCCGAACGTCTCGACGCGCCGCGACGCCGCGCGCAAGCTCGGCGAGCGCCGCGAGCGCAACCAGCTCGCCGTCGAAGCGCTCGCCGTCAGCGCCCGCAAAGACGATGACCGCGAGGTCCGCCTTGAAGCGGTCAACGCCCTCGGCAAGCTCAAAGACTTTACGGCGCTTCCAGACATGCTCGGCGCGTTGAAAGACCCCAGCGACCCTGTGCGCGACGCCGCCGTCAAAGCGCTGGTCATGCTCTACACCGAGCATGACATCGATTTCATCACCAACCGCCGCGACGGCTGGAACTGGTTCAACCCGTTTCTCGACACCAGCGACCATGCCATCGTCGAGCCGTACATCTTCGTCCAGCCCGAGATCATTCAAGCGCTCGGCGACACGGCACGCGGCGACGGCGTGCGCGACGTGCGGGTGTCGGCCATTCGCGCCCTCGGCGTGCTGCGCGGCGGGACGGCCATCCCGCAACTCGCCGACGCCTTGAACGCCGACCAGGACGTGCGCATTGACGTGATTCGCGCCTTCATCAAGATCGGCGACCCGGCGGCGGGCCGCTACCTCATCCCCTACTTCCGCGACTCGAATCACAAAGTCCGCACCCAGGCGATGGTCGCCGCAGGCTTGCTCAAGTACCGGGCGGCGGTCGAGCCGCTGCTGTCGGTTTACGGGCTGGGGCCGGAGAAGAAAGGCACGGTGGCCAAAGTCATGCACAAGGTGAAAGGCCGCCTCAGCTATCTGCCGCCGCGCGACGAAGCGGCGCTGTGGGCGCTGTCGTTGATCGGCGACGACCGCGCCGAGCAAACCTTCGTCGAGAACATGACGGACAAAGATGGCGACCGCCGCCAGTACGCCTTTGAAGGGTTGGCGCGCATTGGCGAGGCGCGTTATCTCGATCAAATCTCGCGGCTGGTCTTGACCGAAGGCAATGGCGACGTCAAGCTCGCCGAGTATTTCGCGCTCTACAAGATGGGCAGTCGCCCGAACATTCAGAACATCATCCGCAAGCTCGACACCGACCAGCAAGACCAGGCGCGCGCTTACCTGATGGAAGCCCATCCGGCCGACCTCTACCCGCACGTGCGTTCGAGCAACCGCATCGTCCGCCAGCAGGTCATCGATATTCTGGGCCGCATCGGCGACGCCGACACCATCAGAGAGTTGCAGCCTATCGCGCAGACTTCGGGGGCCGAGACCTCGGAGATCGCTCACCTCGCCATCAAGCGCATCGAGTGGCGTCTGTCAGGCCGCCCGCGCGTCCACGACCCGGCCATGCGCCGCACTTCGGAAGCCGATGCGCCGCGCCCGCGCCGCGCCGCGAACCCGTAA
- a CDS encoding M20/M25/M40 family metallo-hydrolase produces MRKLVAALICAAVVSVTVQAQDYNAQAKAIMERAELKRAFDYIDAHRDDILNEWKTITEINAPSGKEQPRAAFVKRLLETYKLDRVYSDTVGNVIAVRKGAGTGKPVVFDAHLDTVFQEGLKIKAEIRDGKIYAPGVGDDTRNVEALLAAIRAMNEAGVKTQSDLLFVFTVAEETSFGGAKHFIQENKERIGQYVALDGGYQGLTYGGIGINWYKFHFIGPGGHTRSKTPPYSASLPLARAISRIYQLELPQQPDVNLNIGMLGGAEVVNAKAADAWFTVDLRSTDQKAIDDFEKRITDICREEAERAGFQLKVEDVEEKLPAAQLPGNRESFGVRMGEAVHRAMGFENVTVSPTGSNNSNVALLAGLNAFSTGAGPCGGDHSLGEWCEIEPYYRGVKKTILLAAALAGIQ; encoded by the coding sequence ATGAGAAAGCTGGTGGCTGCGCTCATCTGCGCGGCAGTGGTTTCGGTTACTGTACAAGCCCAGGATTACAACGCTCAGGCGAAAGCTATCATGGAGCGCGCCGAACTCAAGCGGGCGTTTGATTATATTGACGCGCACCGCGACGACATCCTGAACGAGTGGAAGACGATTACCGAGATCAACGCGCCGTCGGGCAAAGAACAGCCGCGCGCCGCTTTCGTTAAGCGGTTGCTTGAAACCTATAAGCTCGACCGAGTCTATAGCGACACCGTTGGCAATGTCATTGCCGTCCGCAAAGGCGCGGGCACGGGCAAGCCCGTGGTCTTTGACGCACACCTCGACACCGTCTTTCAGGAAGGCTTGAAGATCAAGGCGGAAATTCGCGACGGCAAAATCTACGCGCCCGGCGTCGGTGATGACACACGCAACGTTGAAGCCTTGCTCGCGGCGATCCGCGCCATGAACGAAGCCGGCGTCAAGACGCAGAGCGATCTGCTCTTCGTCTTCACCGTCGCCGAAGAGACTTCGTTTGGCGGCGCCAAGCATTTTATTCAGGAGAACAAAGAGCGCATCGGCCAGTACGTCGCGCTCGACGGCGGCTATCAGGGGCTGACCTATGGCGGCATCGGCATCAACTGGTACAAGTTTCATTTCATCGGGCCGGGCGGCCACACGCGCTCAAAGACGCCGCCTTACTCGGCGAGCCTGCCGCTGGCGCGCGCCATCTCGCGCATCTACCAGCTTGAGCTGCCGCAGCAGCCGGATGTCAACCTCAACATCGGCATGCTCGGCGGCGCTGAAGTGGTCAATGCCAAGGCCGCCGACGCATGGTTTACGGTTGATCTGCGCTCGACCGACCAGAAGGCCATTGATGATTTCGAGAAGCGCATCACCGACATCTGCCGCGAAGAGGCCGAGCGCGCCGGCTTTCAGTTGAAGGTCGAAGACGTCGAAGAGAAGCTGCCGGCGGCGCAACTGCCGGGCAACCGCGAATCGTTCGGCGTGCGCATGGGCGAAGCGGTGCATCGCGCGATGGGGTTTGAAAACGTCACGGTGTCGCCGACCGGCTCGAACAATTCAAACGTCGCGCTGTTGGCCGGGCTCAACGCCTTCTCGACCGGCGCCGGGCCGTGCGGCGGCGATCACTCGCTCGGCGAGTGGTGCGAGATCGAGCCGTATTATCGCGGCGTCAAGAAGACCATCCTGCTGGCGGCGGCCCTGGCGGGAATTCAGTAA
- a CDS encoding SBBP repeat-containing protein — MSVDQFLSKRLLAVCLTMAALFNWVLLPASTSASAATAPELALSPTVGETARARARAAYGDLPMRFERNQGQFDERVRYAARGAGYALWLTADGAVLSLLGGARQPADDAAQDELAQAERSASAREAATAVIRMKLLNANPAANVTGTEEMAGRSNYFVGKDAAKWRAGVSNYARVAVRGVYRGVDMVYYGNGRQLEYDFNVAAGANPAAIGWRIAGAKRLRVDATGELVMATAAGEVRQHKPVAYQEINGERREVAARYVLRGKNRVSFALGHYDRRQPLVIDPVLGYSTYLGGSNDDEGHAIAVDGAGNAYVTGLTFSTDFPTASAVQPLGGALPDLFVAKLNANGTALVYSTYLGGSDYDDANSIAVDTVGNAYVTGFTQSLNFPTVNPLQSPHGNLISNSDAFVAKLNAAGTALVYSTYLGGNGRDKGLSIAVDATGNACVAGWTTSTDFQTVNALQATPGGNGDAFVSKLNAAGTAFVYSTYLGGDGGDWGAAIAVDNAGSVYVAGATNSPNFPLVNPIQSDFKCKTAFKTLDGAANWAAMNNGLPVYAEVDALAVDPQTPSTVYAATSPPGVYKSTDGGDTWSTSSNGLPQATLNALAVSPATPSTLFLATANGVYRSTDAGASWSVAGQSFGPAYSIAFDPVNPANVYVGRNNSVSKSTDGGNSWATPQFYGDGYLPGAVHAIAVDPNTPSTLYIGGKGIFKNTVGGGGDYWEPAGFVNSSQTIYSLTIDPTNSATIYAATSYHIYKSTDGSGTWSQLDNNPVQSIRALVINPAVTSTLYAAVYGGGVIKSMDGGGSWATVNNGLSNLLATALAIDPQNPSRLYTGAAVAGDGFVAKLDAAGAALTYSTYLGGNEADSCAAIAVDAGGNAYVTGPTTANDFPTVNPLQSYSGGNDVFVAKLNNTGTALAYSTYLGGSGYDTSYGLAIDGTGNAFVTGYTLSADFLATDPARTYADAFVAGLNPAGSALIYSTSLGGQTNEEAGKGIAIDPAGNVYVTGYTGAADFPVTPGAWQTVSHGYHDAFITKIAFTCSPSLAAASAAFTTRGGSGSVKVQAAAGCAWQATSNAGWIIIASARDGVGDSDVKFEVRENPDGAFRTGTLTVGEQTFTIYQAGAGSENCQVALNSAFAAYPASGGFGSTYVSAGAGCTWTAQTKASWITITPATNGTGSQLVNYTVAVNPSGAARKATIRIGGQTLSVKQKGH; from the coding sequence ATGTCCGTTGACCAATTCCTGTCTAAACGCCTGCTCGCGGTGTGTTTGACGATGGCCGCGCTGTTCAACTGGGTGTTACTACCGGCCAGCACGTCGGCAAGCGCGGCGACCGCGCCAGAATTGGCTTTGAGCCCGACGGTCGGCGAGACCGCACGGGCGCGAGCGCGGGCGGCTTATGGCGATCTGCCGATGCGCTTTGAACGCAATCAAGGGCAGTTCGACGAGCGCGTCCGCTACGCCGCACGCGGCGCGGGCTACGCGCTCTGGCTGACCGCTGACGGAGCTGTGCTGAGCTTGCTCGGCGGCGCGCGCCAGCCCGCAGACGACGCGGCGCAGGACGAACTCGCGCAAGCCGAGCGGAGCGCGTCGGCCCGCGAAGCAGCGACGGCGGTGATCCGCATGAAACTGCTCAACGCCAACCCGGCGGCAAACGTGACGGGCACAGAGGAGATGGCCGGGCGCAGCAATTACTTCGTCGGCAAGGACGCGGCGAAGTGGCGCGCCGGCGTCAGCAACTATGCGAGGGTGGCGGTGCGCGGCGTCTACCGCGGCGTCGACATGGTCTACTACGGCAACGGGCGGCAGTTGGAGTATGACTTCAACGTGGCCGCAGGAGCCAATCCTGCGGCTATCGGCTGGCGCATTGCGGGAGCCAAACGGCTGCGCGTTGACGCAACGGGCGAGCTGGTGATGGCGACGGCGGCGGGCGAGGTGCGGCAGCACAAGCCTGTGGCCTATCAGGAGATCAACGGCGAGCGGCGCGAGGTGGCGGCGCGCTACGTGCTGCGCGGCAAGAACCGTGTGAGCTTTGCGCTTGGCCATTACGACCGCCGCCAGCCGCTGGTGATCGATCCGGTGCTGGGGTATTCGACCTACCTCGGCGGCAGCAATGATGACGAGGGCCATGCCATTGCGGTGGATGGGGCGGGCAATGCCTACGTCACCGGGCTGACTTTTTCGACGGACTTTCCAACGGCCTCTGCGGTGCAGCCATTGGGGGGCGCCCTGCCTGACCTCTTTGTGGCGAAGCTGAATGCCAACGGCACGGCCCTGGTCTATTCGACCTACCTCGGCGGCAGCGATTATGATGATGCCAATAGCATTGCTGTCGATACGGTGGGCAATGCTTATGTCACGGGCTTCACGCAGTCGCTAAACTTCCCGACCGTCAACCCTCTGCAATCGCCGCACGGCAATCTCATATCAAACTCGGATGCCTTCGTCGCTAAGCTGAATGCGGCGGGCACGGCGCTGGTGTATTCCACCTACCTGGGCGGCAATGGACGGGACAAAGGGCTGTCCATTGCTGTGGACGCCACCGGCAATGCCTGCGTCGCCGGGTGGACGACCTCGACCGATTTTCAAACCGTCAACGCCTTGCAGGCGACGCCCGGCGGCAATGGCGATGCGTTTGTGTCGAAGTTGAATGCCGCGGGCACAGCGTTTGTCTATTCGACCTATCTGGGCGGTGATGGCGGCGACTGGGGGGCTGCCATTGCCGTTGATAACGCCGGCAGCGTGTATGTGGCGGGCGCGACCAATTCGCCCAATTTCCCGCTGGTCAACCCCATACAGTCCGATTTCAAATGCAAGACGGCATTTAAGACACTCGACGGGGCAGCGAACTGGGCGGCCATGAACAATGGCCTGCCGGTTTATGCTGAGGTGGATGCCCTGGCCGTTGACCCACAAACGCCATCCACGGTTTATGCCGCCACCTCGCCGCCCGGCGTTTACAAAAGCACGGATGGCGGCGACACCTGGAGTACGTCGAGCAACGGGTTGCCGCAAGCGACGTTGAACGCCCTGGCGGTCAGCCCGGCGACGCCTTCAACCTTATTTCTGGCGACGGCCAACGGCGTTTACCGAAGCACGGACGCGGGAGCGAGCTGGAGCGTAGCCGGCCAGTCTTTTGGTCCCGCATATTCTATTGCGTTCGATCCAGTGAACCCGGCAAATGTCTACGTCGGCAGGAACAACAGCGTCTCCAAGAGCACGGACGGCGGCAACAGTTGGGCGACGCCGCAGTTTTATGGCGATGGTTATCTGCCCGGCGCTGTTCATGCAATCGCCGTTGACCCGAATACGCCGTCAACGCTTTACATCGGCGGCAAGGGCATATTCAAGAATACGGTCGGTGGCGGCGGCGACTACTGGGAACCTGCCGGCTTCGTAAACTCATCGCAGACGATCTACTCTTTGACCATCGATCCAACCAACTCGGCAACGATTTATGCGGCCACCTCCTACCATATCTATAAGTCCACGGATGGCAGCGGCACCTGGAGCCAGCTTGATAATAATCCCGTCCAAAGTATCCGCGCTCTGGTGATTAATCCGGCGGTCACCTCGACGCTTTACGCGGCAGTCTATGGCGGCGGCGTGATTAAGAGCATGGACGGCGGCGGCAGTTGGGCCACCGTGAACAATGGCTTGAGTAATCTGTTGGCAACAGCGCTGGCCATTGACCCGCAAAACCCGTCGAGGCTTTATACCGGCGCGGCGGTCGCGGGCGACGGCTTTGTCGCGAAACTGGACGCGGCGGGCGCGGCGCTGACCTATTCGACTTATCTCGGCGGCAACGAGGCCGATTCGTGCGCCGCCATCGCCGTGGATGCCGGCGGCAATGCATATGTCACGGGGCCGACGACGGCAAACGACTTTCCCACCGTCAATCCACTGCAAAGCTATAGCGGCGGCAATGACGTCTTCGTCGCGAAGTTGAATAACACGGGCACGGCCCTGGCCTATTCGACCTATCTCGGCGGCAGCGGGTATGACACGTCCTATGGTCTGGCGATTGACGGGACAGGTAACGCCTTCGTGACGGGCTACACGCTGTCGGCAGATTTCCTGGCGACCGACCCGGCGCGAACTTACGCTGACGCGTTCGTGGCCGGCTTGAACCCGGCGGGTAGCGCGCTCATCTATTCGACTTCGCTCGGCGGCCAGACCAATGAGGAGGCCGGCAAAGGCATCGCCATTGACCCTGCCGGCAATGTTTACGTCACGGGCTACACGGGGGCTGCCGACTTCCCGGTGACGCCGGGAGCCTGGCAAACCGTCTCGCACGGCTATCACGATGCCTTCATAACGAAGATTGCTTTCACCTGTTCACCGAGCCTGGCGGCGGCAAGCGCGGCGTTTACCACCAGAGGCGGCAGCGGCAGCGTGAAGGTGCAGGCAGCCGCCGGCTGCGCCTGGCAGGCGACGAGCAACGCCGGTTGGATCATCATCGCTTCTGCCCGCGATGGCGTCGGTGATAGCGACGTGAAATTCGAAGTGCGCGAAAATCCAGACGGCGCATTCCGCACCGGCACGCTGACGGTCGGCGAACAGACATTCACCATCTACCAGGCGGGCGCAGGGTCTGAGAATTGTCAGGTAGCTCTCAACTCCGCGTTTGCGGCCTACCCGGCCAGCGGCGGCTTCGGCTCGACGTACGTGAGCGCAGGGGCGGGCTGCACCTGGACAGCGCAGACGAAGGCGAGTTGGATTACGATCACCCCGGCAACCAATGGAACGGGCAGTCAACTCGTCAATTACACGGTGGCGGTCAACCCGAGCGGCGCGGCGCGCAAAGCCACCATCCGCATCGGCGGGCAGACCTTGTCAGTCAAGCAGAAGGGTCACTGA